The window GGCATAACAATTAACAACAGATAGGGGGGACAGGAACCATTGCTCCATCTTCAAGGTGGTCCATTCCTACAGGTCCTCTGGGAGCCGCTGCCAGCCTGGCGTAACATTGAGCACGTTGTCCATGTTGACTGATGCTTGTTTCAGGTGTGGAGACCAGAGAGGATGGATGAAGGAAGTGTGACAACAGTTGCACTTCGGCCTTAGATAACCCCAGGTCCGCGTCCTACTCATCGTCTTTGTTCTCATAgttgtgttgaatgtgtttccacagttTCTGCAGTGATTAACATATAAGGCGACGTTAGTTTTATGATGAAAAGAAGGCTGTACCAGCAAACAGAGATCGAATAGGACGCGATTGCTCGGCTTATCGGACGAGCTAgcttagctaacgttagcgccGCTTCGCCCTCTGTTTGCAAGGTCAGTATAAAATAAGCATTACAAAGACCAGAGCACACGCTTACCCCCCGATTCATCTGCTCAAAAATGGCATCGCCACCGTGGTCGAACAATCGTTCAAAGAAGACCGCTCCAACCATGATGGTTACAGC is drawn from Chaetodon trifascialis isolate fChaTrf1 chromosome 20, fChaTrf1.hap1, whole genome shotgun sequence and contains these coding sequences:
- the uqcr10 gene encoding cytochrome b-c1 complex subunit 9 is translated as MALANSVYNLLFRRTSTFAVTIMVGAVFFERLFDHGGDAIFEQMNRGKLWKHIQHNYENKDDE